The following proteins are encoded in a genomic region of Oncorhynchus masou masou isolate Uvic2021 chromosome 19, UVic_Omas_1.1, whole genome shotgun sequence:
- the LOC135505690 gene encoding alpha-1,6-mannosyl-glycoprotein 2-beta-N-acetylglucosaminyltransferase-like has product MRFRIYKRKVVILALVVVVCGLAFWTSGKQKKNSGVVVPKEADGARRSSSSQVQPQATPAVSRIPIVPPIAPVAPANDTQLENHSEKQLEKEKTLKPDVDNTTLVYRAIVFQLNFDQTVRHEERFRAVRKKDDLVVVVQVHNRPDYLRLLVESLRKARGVESILLIFSHDFWSPELNQVVASVDFCQVLQIFFPFSIQLYPQEFPGHDPRDCPRDIPKMDALKLGCINAEYPDSFGHYREAKFSQTKHHWWWKLHFVWDRVRALKDHRGLVLLIEEDHFLSPDFLHLLKLMSILKRENCPDCDILSLGSYGHISYASKSNKVEVKAWKSTEHNMGMALSRETYQKLLQCTDSFCTYDDYNWDWSLQHLTVTCLPSYWKVMVSEAPRVFHAGDCGMHHKKSVCMPSSQKSKIENILQSSSNQLFPKNLLITKRLPANGAGGVAPHVKNGGWGDIRDHELCKSYLRLQ; this is encoded by the exons ATGAGATTCCGAATCTACAAGAGGAAG GTGGTGATACTGgcgctggtggtggtggtgtgtggctTAGCCTTCTGGACCAGTGGGAAGCAGAAGAAGAACAGTGGAGTCGTGGTCCCCAAAGAGGCTGATGGGGCGAGGAGAAGCAGCAGTAGTCAGGTACAGCCACAGGCCACACCTGCAGTCAGTCGGATACCCATCGTACCACCAATCGCACCTGTAGCACCTGCCAACGATACGCAGCTGGAGAATCACTCTGAAAAACAACTGGAGAAGGAGAAAACGTTGAAACCGGATGTGGACAACACTACCCTCGTCTACCGTGCCATCGTGTTCCAGCTCAACTTTGACCAAACGGTGAGGCACGAGGAGAGGTTCAGAGCAGTGAGGAAGAAGGAtgatctggtggtggtggtacaggtaCACAACAGACCTGACTACCTGAGGCTGCTGGTGGAGAGTCTGAGGAAGGCCCGAGGCGTGGAGAGCATCCTGCTCATCTTCAGCCATGACTTCTGGTCCCCCGAGCTCAACCAAGTGGTGGCCTCGGTTGACTTCTGCCAGGTCCTCCAGATCTTCTTCCCCTTCAGCATCCAGCTGTACCCCCAGGAGTTCCCGGGCCACGACCCCAGGGACTGCCCCAGAGACATTCCCAAAATGGATGCCTTAAAGCTGGGTTGCATCAACGCAGAGTACCCTGACTCATTCGGCCACTACCGCGAGGCCAAGTTCTCCCAGACCAAGCATCACTGGTGGTGGAAGCTGCACTTTGTGTGGGACAGGGTCCGGGCGCTGAAGGACCACCGGGGCTTGGTGCTACTTATAGAGGAGGACCACTTCCTCTCCCCGgacttcctccacctcctcaagCTGATGTCAATCCTGAAGAGGGAGAATTGCCCAGACTGTGACATCCTGTCTCTGGGGAGCTATGGCCACATCAGCTACGCTAGCAAATCCAACAAGGTGGAGGTGAAAGCCTGGAAGTCCACCGAGCACAACATGGGCATGGCTCTGAGCAGGGAGACCTACCAGAAGCTCCTCCAATGCACTGATTCCTTCTGCACCTACGACGACTACAACTGGGATTGGTCCTTGCAGCACCTGACCGTGACCTGTTTGCCCTCCTACTGGAAGGTCATGGTGAGCGAGGCGCCCCGTGTCTTCCACGCCGGAGACTGCGGAATGCACCACAAGAAGTCTGTGTGCATGCCGTCCAGCCAAAAGTCCAAGATAGAGAACATCCTTCAGAGTAGCAGCAATCAGCTGTTCCCCAAGAACTTGCTGATCACTAAGAGACTGCCAGCTAACGGGGCAGGGGGGGTGGCGCCCCATGTGAAGAATGGGGGCTGGGGGGACATTAGGGACCATGAACTCTGCAAGAGCTACCTTCGATTACAGTGA